The Lacipirellulaceae bacterium genome contains a region encoding:
- the tnpA gene encoding IS200/IS605 family transposase, whose translation MPQSLANVAIHLVFSTKDRQPFLADEQLRDAMHRQLGGASKTLSCSPMIVGGVEDHVHLLARLDRTITIAEWVKELKRVTSLWIKENYPQQAGFQWQSGYGAFSVSQSETPRVKRYIENQEEHHRERDFKTEFRLLLERHEVPYDERYVWD comes from the coding sequence ATGCCGCAATCGCTCGCCAACGTCGCCATCCATCTGGTCTTCTCAACCAAAGACCGCCAACCCTTCCTGGCCGACGAGCAACTCCGCGATGCAATGCACCGCCAACTCGGCGGAGCATCCAAAACCCTCTCCTGTTCGCCAATGATCGTTGGAGGCGTTGAGGATCATGTCCATCTGCTCGCGCGACTCGATCGCACGATCACAATCGCCGAGTGGGTGAAGGAACTGAAACGTGTGACCTCGCTGTGGATCAAAGAGAACTATCCACAGCAAGCAGGTTTTCAATGGCAATCCGGATATGGCGCGTTTTCGGTGAGCCAGTCAGAAACCCCACGAGTGAAGCGATATATCGAGAACCAAGAGGAGCATCACCGGGAGCGCGATTTCAAAACGGAGTTTCGTTTGTTGCTCGAGCGCCATGAGGTGCCGTATGATGAACGCTACGTTTGGGACTGA
- a CDS encoding histidine phosphatase family protein produces the protein MPDTLLYLIRHGATEANQAGILQGRGVDHPLSELGKLQAERTAHTLAEHPIKAVYCSPLKRAQETAAAIAKPHSVAVEVIEELAEVHVGRWEGLTWQQIQAEQPEEYDRFVNTDGEVGYPGGETFTQVYERISTTLNALYDRHAGELFAVVAHSVVNRCYLATLLGREPHRGRDILQSNCGVNVIRRREGKLRVATLNSGLHLV, from the coding sequence AATCAAGCTGGAATACTTCAAGGCCGTGGCGTTGATCATCCGCTTTCTGAATTAGGGAAATTGCAAGCGGAGCGGACCGCTCACACGCTTGCCGAGCATCCAATCAAAGCGGTGTATTGCAGCCCTTTGAAACGTGCTCAGGAAACTGCCGCGGCGATTGCGAAACCACATAGCGTCGCGGTGGAAGTCATCGAAGAGCTTGCCGAAGTGCATGTCGGTCGCTGGGAGGGGCTCACTTGGCAGCAGATTCAAGCGGAGCAACCCGAGGAGTACGACCGCTTCGTCAACACCGACGGCGAAGTCGGCTACCCAGGCGGCGAGACGTTCACGCAAGTCTATGAGCGCATTAGCACAACGCTCAACGCTCTGTACGATCGCCACGCGGGCGAACTGTTCGCCGTGGTCGCCCACAGCGTGGTCAACCGCTGCTACCTTGCAACATTGCTAGGTCGCGAGCCGCATCGTGGGCGGGATATTTTGCAAAGCAACTGCGGTGTGAACGTGATTCGCCGGCGAGAGGGGAAGTTGCGGGTGGCGACGCTGAACTCGGGGTTGCACTTGGTTTGA